From Vicinamibacteria bacterium:
ACGCCCTGGCAGAAGACGCTGGTAGCCCGGCATCCGAACCGGCCCTACACCCTCGACTACGTCCAAGCCCTCTTCACGGAGTGGACGGAGGTGCACGGGGACCGGAGATACGCGGATGACCCGGCCCTGGTTTGCGGCTTCGCGCTCTACAAGGATCGACCCGTGGCCGTGATCGGCCACCAGAAGGGTCGCGACACCAAGCAGAAGATTTATCGCAACTTCGGCATGCCCAAGCCGGAGGGCTACCGGAAGGCGCTCCGCGTGATGCGATTGGCGGAGAAGTTTTCGCGTCCCCTCATCAGCCTGGTGGACACCCCGGGGGCCTACCCGGGGGTGGACGCGGAGGAGCGGGGGCAGGCGGAGGCCATCGCCTTCAACCTGCGCGAAATGGCGGGCCTGCGGACACCCATCGTGGTCACCATCACCGGGGAAGGGGGCAGTGGGGGCGCCCTCGCCATCGCGGTGGGCGACCGCGTGAACATGCTTGAGCACGCCGTGTACTCGGTCATTTCCCCCGAAGGCTGCGCGTCCATCCTCTGGCGCGATGCGGGGCGGGCGGAAGAGGCGGCTACCGCAATGAAGATCACGGCCGGGGACCTGAAGCAGCTCGGCCTCGTGGACCAGATCGTGCCCGAACCCCCGGGAGGCGCCCACGTGGCCCCCGAGATGCTCTTCAAGAACCTCGACGCCGTGCTGTCGGCCCAGCTCGGGGAGCTCACCGCCTTGAGCCCCGAGGCCCTGCTGGAGGCCCGCTACCAGAAGTTCCGGAACATGGGCCGCGCGGGTCGGGAGTTCCTGGAGGCCCCGCCCTGAACGTCCTCCGCCGGGTCCCCCGGGCCCGGACAATCGCGGCCCCCGGGGCCACCCCCGGGCGTGCCCGCCGCTAACCCCCTAAACACCGCCGCCGGTAGAATGATCGAGTGGAGGCGCATAATTGCGGTCGTCATTCCGCCCGCGTCGTGCCCCTCGCGCCCGGAGCCACGGGCTCGGGCGACGAACGCCGACGAACACCTAAGAGAGCCCCCAGCCCCGGGGAGCCGCTGATCGCGCGCGGGTCGTCCCGCACGGCTTTCCCCTTCCCGCTTTCATGACCCCCGACGCCACGCGTACGTTGCGGAGGGCTCTCCTGGGCCTCCTGGTGGTGGTGACGGCCGCGGTGGCCTGGAGCCTGCGCCGGCCGCCGCCACCCCCTCCGGCGGCCGGTCCGACCGGCACCCAGTCCTCGGGGGCCAGCTTCGGGGGGCTCGTCTATCGGAGCTTCCAGGAAGGGAAGGAAAACTACGTCGTCCGCGCTCGGGCCAGTGCGGGTCAGGACCAAGAGGGAATGCATCTTCAAGGTGTCGAGGTGACTTTCCCCCGCATGGTCGACGGAAAGCCGGCCGACTCCACCGTCTCCTCCGAGGAGTGCCTCTACGATCCCGTCCGCCAGAAAGCGTTCTTCCACGGTCACGTGCGGGTGGTGACGGGGGAGGGGCTCGAACTGGAGACGGAGTCCTTGAGCTACCGGGGCGATCAAGGACGGGCGGAGAGCAAGGAAGCCGTCCGGTTCAAGCGCAACACCCTCTCCGGAAGCTCCACCGGCCTCGTTTATCAAGCGGGGGAGGGCCGAATCGAACTCCTGGCCGACGCCGTCCTGCACATCGAGAACGGCGGCGACCGTCCCCCCACCGAGATCCGAAGCGCCTACGCCTCCGCCATGCGTGACCAGTCCGCGGTGCGCTTCGACGGCGACGTGCAAGTCACCCAGGACGCGGACAGCCTCCGAGCCGACCACCTCACCCTCGACCTGACCTCCGACCGCGAGGCTATCGACCACGCGCTGGCCCTCGACAACGTCGAGGCGCGGACGGGCGCCGCCTCCGCGCTGCCCGGGGTTCCCTCCACCGCGGGCCGGGGCCCGCGCATCCTGCGTTGCCGCCGCCTGGCCATTTGGTTCCGCGAGAACCGTCAGCCGCAGGAGGCGACCGCGGTTCGGAACGCGGAACTCGAGGCCTTCCCCGGCCCCGGCGAGCCCCCCGAGCACCGCCGCCTCCAGGCCCACGCCATCACCTTCCGCTTCGACGAGGAAGGGCGGCTCCAGCAGGTGGAGGCCGGGGTGGGCGTGCTCCTGAGCGCGGAGCCCATTCCCCCCGCCCAGGCCCTGCCCCGCACCGTACGCTGCGAAAGCCTCACGGCCATTATCGACCCTCTTCTCGGTGACCTGCGGACGGCCGACTTCGCGGGCTCCGTGGAGTTCACGCAGGGGAAGCGGCGGGCCACCAGCCAGACCGCGCGGTACGACCAGGCCCTGTCCACCCTCAACCTCAGCCTCCAGCCCCGCCTCGTGGACGAGGAGCAGGGGAGCGATCTCCGGGCCGACGGCATCGACCTCGGCACCCAGAACGGAAACCTGGCCGCGCGTGAAAACGTGCGCCACCTCTTCGCGGGCAAGCACGGTCCCCTGCGCTCGGGCGCCCTGGCCCGCGACACCCCGACCGTGATCATCGCGGACAAACTCGACTACGACGGGGCCTCCCACACCGCCCGCTACCAGGACAATGCCCTCCTCCGCTCCGGTCAGGACGAGACCCGCGCGCCCCTGATCATCCTGGAGGAGCCGGTGGGCGCTCCGCGCCGCCTCCGCGCGCGGGGAGGGGTGGTCTCAGTCCTGAACCCGCACTCCTCCTCAACCCCGGGGAAGCCGCCCGCTCCCGTGGAGGTGCGGGGGCGGGAAATGGTCTATGAGGAAGCGAAGCAACGGATCGTCTACACCGGGGAGGTCGCCATCCGCCAGGGGGACATCCGGTCGAAGAGCCCCGAGGCCACCGTGTTCCTGTCCCCGGACGGCTCGGCCGTTAAGACGGTGGTGGCGGGGGAGCCGGTGGAGGTGGTGCAGGGGGAGCGCAAGGGTGTGGGGGCGCGTGGCACCTACACCCCGGACACCGAGACCTTCAATCTGGTCGGAGAGAAGGTGACCGTCAACGACCCCACCCAGCAGGTGGAGGGCCGATCTTTGACCTTCCATGTGGGCGACGATAGGATCCTCGTCGATGGCCGGGAGGAGGTCCGCACCGAGTCCATCTTCAAACGGGCTCCCCCGAAGAAATGAGATGACGATCCTCCGAGCCGCCGCTCTGACCAAGTCCTACGGCCGGCGCGTCGTGGTGGGAGAGGTGAACCTCGACATCCAGAACGGGGAGGTGGTGGGCCTTCTGGGCCCGAACGGAGCGGGTAAGACCACCACCTTCTACATGGTCGTGGGCCTGACCCGGCCCGACCGCGGCCAGGTCTTCCTGGGCGACGAGGACATCACCGCCCTTCCCATGTACCTGCGCGCGAGGGCGGGAATCGGCTATCTGCCCCAGGAGGCCAGCGTCTTCCGCCGGCTGACCACGGAGGAGAACGTGCTCGCCATCCTGGAGATGCTGGGCCTGCCCGCTTCCCAGCGCCGGCCGCGCGCGCGGAGCCTGCTCGAGGAGCTGGGCATCCTGGCCAAGGCCCGTCAGCCCGCCTACACCCTCTCCGGGGGGGAGCGCCGGCGGCTCGAGATCTGCCGCGCCCTGGCCACCTCCCCCTCTTTCATCCTCCTGGACGAGCCCTTTGCCGGCATAGACCCCATCGCGGTCATCGACATCCAGAAGATCATCGCCCACCTGAAGGATCGCGGGATCGGTGTCCTGATCACGGACCACAACGTCCGCGAGACCTTGAAAATCACGGACCGGGCCTATATTCTGAGGGACGGCAATGTATTCCGTTCCGGGACCCCTCGCGCGCTGGCCTCCGATCCGGAGGTACGCCGGGTTTACCTCGGCGAGGCCTTCCATCTCGACGACCGTGGCCCCGAGGCCTGAGGACAGCGGAGCGCGACGCTCCGGGGTCTGAGCTTGGCCATCCACCAGAAGTTGGGGCTCTCCGCCCGCCTCTCCCAGAGGCTCATCCTCACCCCCTCCCTCCAGCAGGCCATCAAGCTGCTCCCCCTGACCACCCTGGAGCTGGCGGAGGTCCTGGAGCAGGAGGTGATGGAGAATCCCCTGCTGGAGGAGGTGCCCGCCCAGGAGGTCGCCGCGGAGGAGGTGGCCCAGGAGGAAGCCAAGGAGGAGCAAGCCCGGACCGATCCCCTGAAGGACATCGAGATCGAGAAGTTCTTCGAGGATTACTTCGACGACGGGGCAGCGCGGCGCAGCCGGCCCTCCGAGGTGCCGGAGATGCCCCCCATCGAGAACACCCTCACCGAGTCCCCCGACCTCTACGACCACCTCCTTTGGCAACTCCACATGTCGCCGTCGGACGAGCTCACGGTCGAGATCGCGGAAGCGATCATCCACAACCTGGACGAGGACGGGATGTTGCAGGCCTCCCTGGAGGAAATCGCGAACATGGGCCCCTACCCGCCGGAGGAGGTTCAGAAGGCCCTGGACGCGGTCCAGGCCCTGGACCCGCGGGGGGTCGCCGCCCGGGACCTCACGGAATGCCTCCGCCTCCAGCTTAAGTTCCTCGGGTTGGAGGGCTCTCCCGCCGACGTCATGGTCCGCGACTACCTGAAGCAGCTCCAGAGCCATCAGTACGCCGAGATCGGCCGCCAGATGGCGCTCACCCCCGAGGAGGTGTCCCAGCACCTGGAGATCATCCGTCGCGAGCTGGACCCCAAGCCGGGCAGCAAGTACTGCCCCGACCGCGCGACCTACATCCTGCCTGACGTGTTCGTGGTCAAGGAGGGCGACGACTACAAGATCGTGCTGAACGACGACGGGCTGCCCAAGCTGCGAATCAGCCCCACCTACCGGAGGATGCTGGACGAGAAGGAGGCGGGCTCGGAGGAGACGCGGAACTACGTGAAGGACAAGCTCCGCAGCGCGCTCTGGCTGCTCAAGAGCGTCGACCAGCGCCAGCGCACCATATACAAGGTCGCGGAGTCCATCGTGCGCCACCAGCGCGCCTTCCTGGACCACGGCGTCACGCAGCTGAAGCCGCTGGTCCTGCGCGATGTGGCCACCGACATCGGCATGCACGAGTCCACCGTCTCCCGGGTGGTGGCCAACAAGTACATGCACACTCCGCGCGGGGTCTACGAGCTGCGCTTCTTCTTCCACAGCGGGATCACCTCCACCATGGGGGAAGCCATAAGCTCCGTGACCATCAAGGACCGAATTCGC
This genomic window contains:
- the lptC gene encoding LPS export ABC transporter periplasmic protein LptC; this translates as MTPDATRTLRRALLGLLVVVTAAVAWSLRRPPPPPPAAGPTGTQSSGASFGGLVYRSFQEGKENYVVRARASAGQDQEGMHLQGVEVTFPRMVDGKPADSTVSSEECLYDPVRQKAFFHGHVRVVTGEGLELETESLSYRGDQGRAESKEAVRFKRNTLSGSSTGLVYQAGEGRIELLADAVLHIENGGDRPPTEIRSAYASAMRDQSAVRFDGDVQVTQDADSLRADHLTLDLTSDREAIDHALALDNVEARTGAASALPGVPSTAGRGPRILRCRRLAIWFRENRQPQEATAVRNAELEAFPGPGEPPEHRRLQAHAITFRFDEEGRLQQVEAGVGVLLSAEPIPPAQALPRTVRCESLTAIIDPLLGDLRTADFAGSVEFTQGKRRATSQTARYDQALSTLNLSLQPRLVDEEQGSDLRADGIDLGTQNGNLAARENVRHLFAGKHGPLRSGALARDTPTVIIADKLDYDGASHTARYQDNALLRSGQDETRAPLIILEEPVGAPRRLRARGGVVSVLNPHSSSTPGKPPAPVEVRGREMVYEEAKQRIVYTGEVAIRQGDIRSKSPEATVFLSPDGSAVKTVVAGEPVEVVQGERKGVGARGTYTPDTETFNLVGEKVTVNDPTQQVEGRSLTFHVGDDRILVDGREEVRTESIFKRAPPKK
- the lptB gene encoding LPS export ABC transporter ATP-binding protein, translating into MTILRAAALTKSYGRRVVVGEVNLDIQNGEVVGLLGPNGAGKTTTFYMVVGLTRPDRGQVFLGDEDITALPMYLRARAGIGYLPQEASVFRRLTTEENVLAILEMLGLPASQRRPRARSLLEELGILAKARQPAYTLSGGERRRLEICRALATSPSFILLDEPFAGIDPIAVIDIQKIIAHLKDRGIGVLITDHNVRETLKITDRAYILRDGNVFRSGTPRALASDPEVRRVYLGEAFHLDDRGPEA
- the rpoN gene encoding RNA polymerase factor sigma-54, with protein sequence MAIHQKLGLSARLSQRLILTPSLQQAIKLLPLTTLELAEVLEQEVMENPLLEEVPAQEVAAEEVAQEEAKEEQARTDPLKDIEIEKFFEDYFDDGAARRSRPSEVPEMPPIENTLTESPDLYDHLLWQLHMSPSDELTVEIAEAIIHNLDEDGMLQASLEEIANMGPYPPEEVQKALDAVQALDPRGVAARDLTECLRLQLKFLGLEGSPADVMVRDYLKQLQSHQYAEIGRQMALTPEEVSQHLEIIRRELDPKPGSKYCPDRATYILPDVFVVKEGDDYKIVLNDDGLPKLRISPTYRRMLDEKEAGSEETRNYVKDKLRSALWLLKSVDQRQRTIYKVAESIVRHQRAFLDHGVTQLKPLVLRDVATDIGMHESTVSRVVANKYMHTPRGVYELRFFFHSGITSTMGEAISSVTIKDRIRKMIDNEDTAHPLSDSRIAEVLEADGLPLARRTVAKYREELRIPPSNLRKAVH
- a CDS encoding acetyl-CoA carboxylase carboxyltransferase subunit alpha, which encodes MANGDFEAPLLDLQKRIDALAAFPGDEAKEKEAKRLRAELDEKRRDVFARLTPWQKTLVARHPNRPYTLDYVQALFTEWTEVHGDRRYADDPALVCGFALYKDRPVAVIGHQKGRDTKQKIYRNFGMPKPEGYRKALRVMRLAEKFSRPLISLVDTPGAYPGVDAEERGQAEAIAFNLREMAGLRTPIVVTITGEGGSGGALAIAVGDRVNMLEHAVYSVISPEGCASILWRDAGRAEEAATAMKITAGDLKQLGLVDQIVPEPPGGAHVAPEMLFKNLDAVLSAQLGELTALSPEALLEARYQKFRNMGRAGREFLEAPP